In one window of Acidimicrobiales bacterium DNA:
- the gpmA gene encoding 2,3-diphosphoglycerate-dependent phosphoglycerate mutase, whose protein sequence is MASLVLLRHGQSQWNLENRFTGWWDVGLSDQGEKEARSAGSLLAGEGMVFDEAHTSVLTRAIKTLELALEEMGQLWMPVRRHWRLNERHYGALTGLDKAETKAKYGEKQFMEWRRSYAIQPPPMPPGDPFDVRSDARYAPYPGDIVPTTECLADVVSRMLPYWFDSVAPSLLAGRTVLIAAHGNSLRALIKHLEGISDDDITGLEIPTGVPIVYELDRELRPVGKRELGDPDAIAAAAEAVRRQGDR, encoded by the coding sequence GTGGCAAGTCTCGTGCTGCTCCGCCACGGCCAGAGCCAGTGGAACCTCGAGAACCGCTTCACGGGCTGGTGGGACGTGGGGCTGTCGGATCAGGGTGAAAAAGAGGCCCGCTCCGCCGGCTCGCTCCTCGCCGGCGAGGGCATGGTGTTCGACGAGGCCCACACCTCGGTACTCACCCGGGCGATCAAGACCCTCGAGCTGGCTCTGGAGGAGATGGGCCAGCTGTGGATGCCGGTGCGCCGGCACTGGCGTCTCAACGAGCGCCACTACGGGGCGCTTACTGGGCTCGACAAGGCCGAGACCAAGGCGAAGTACGGCGAGAAGCAATTCATGGAGTGGCGCCGCAGCTACGCGATCCAGCCGCCTCCCATGCCGCCGGGCGACCCGTTCGACGTCCGCTCGGACGCCCGCTACGCCCCGTACCCCGGGGACATCGTCCCCACGACCGAATGCTTGGCGGACGTGGTGTCCCGCATGCTGCCCTACTGGTTCGACTCGGTCGCTCCATCGTTGCTGGCGGGTCGGACGGTTCTGATCGCCGCGCATGGAAACAGCCTCCGGGCGCTGATCAAGCACCTCGAGGGGATCTCAGACGACGACATCACCGGGTTGGAGATACCGACCGGCGTGCCGATCGTCTACGAGCTGGACCGCGAGCTGAGGCCGGTCGGCAAGCGCGAGCTCGGCGACCCCGACGCGATCGCCGCGGCGGCCGAGGCAGTCCGCCGGCAAGGCGACCGGTAG
- a CDS encoding [protein-PII] uridylyltransferase, which translates to MSTTAAALRQARASLVEDRSVRGQAWCSRYAFACDEWLGNLLFEAAGGDTKGLALMAVGGYGRRELAPGSDVDLLLVHNGKRRPKELKNIADAIWYPIWDTGVPLDHSVRTPKEVRAAMDADIKVALGLLDARLVAGDEQLASEVLSKAAQLWSTRSDRWLPALSLMVRERHDRFGDLAFLLEPDLKEARGGTRDLHLLSSLGRVVPFLVGLLDDPGVAPAGEVLTDVRVELHRLTGRAGNLLLLQDQDGVASALGYPDADGLMAAVAGAARVIAWTSDDAWRRIASWLEGPKGRGGSGDRAVEPGVVIRDAEVVLAAGTQVGDDPSLALRVAAASAELDLPIARSTLDRLGTEALVPSGVWPPEVLHSLLRLLGAGLTAVAAIEALDQKGLWVRYLPEWEPVRNRPQRNAYHRFTVDRHLVETAAGAAALQSRVSRPDLLLLGALLHDIGKGRGVDHTEAGIEVVRGMAPRLGLPPADVMMLESMVRHHLLLPDVATRRDIEDPATAAAVAAAVGDRLTLQLLAALTEADSIATGPSAWGVWKAGLVAKLVERTSAVLEGHPPPDRRDLELGPEQRELLAGGRLEVLVDGGRVTVAAPDRAGLLSTVSGVLTLSGLTVRSASTVSDEPSRMALLSFDVAPTFDRLPNWTKVRNDLEAAIDGRLPLGELLDERESHYDRLRRRSSAHQPAVGVFIDNDASVDCTVVEVRAPDRGPVLYRLTRALTACELIIQRALVNTLGAEAVDVFYVQDGSGEKVTDGTSKDRIARALTDAAKQQAGSETLMN; encoded by the coding sequence TTGAGCACCACTGCGGCGGCGCTGCGACAGGCGCGGGCGTCGCTGGTGGAGGACCGATCGGTTCGCGGCCAGGCGTGGTGCTCGCGTTACGCGTTCGCTTGCGACGAGTGGTTAGGCAACCTTCTCTTCGAAGCGGCGGGCGGGGACACGAAAGGTCTGGCGCTCATGGCCGTCGGCGGGTACGGGCGAAGGGAGCTCGCGCCGGGCAGCGACGTTGACCTGCTGCTGGTGCACAACGGCAAGCGACGGCCCAAGGAATTGAAGAACATCGCCGACGCGATCTGGTACCCGATCTGGGACACCGGCGTTCCTCTCGACCACAGCGTCAGGACTCCGAAAGAAGTGCGCGCGGCGATGGACGCAGACATCAAGGTCGCGTTGGGGCTTCTCGACGCGCGCTTGGTCGCCGGCGACGAACAGCTCGCCTCGGAGGTGTTGAGCAAGGCTGCGCAGCTGTGGTCGACCCGTTCGGATCGGTGGCTGCCGGCTCTGTCGTTGATGGTGCGTGAGCGTCATGATCGCTTCGGGGATCTGGCCTTCCTGCTGGAGCCGGATCTGAAGGAGGCGCGCGGCGGGACGCGCGACCTGCACCTGCTCAGTTCCCTCGGCCGGGTGGTGCCCTTCCTCGTGGGACTGCTCGACGATCCGGGCGTGGCGCCGGCCGGCGAGGTGCTCACCGATGTCCGGGTGGAATTGCACCGCCTGACCGGCCGGGCCGGGAACCTTCTACTGCTTCAGGATCAGGACGGAGTGGCGTCGGCGCTTGGTTACCCCGACGCCGACGGGTTGATGGCCGCGGTGGCCGGCGCCGCTCGGGTGATCGCGTGGACGAGCGACGACGCGTGGCGGCGCATCGCTTCGTGGCTGGAAGGCCCGAAAGGACGAGGGGGTAGCGGTGACCGGGCTGTCGAGCCCGGTGTGGTCATCCGCGACGCCGAAGTGGTTCTGGCGGCCGGCACGCAGGTCGGCGACGATCCGTCGTTGGCGCTGAGGGTCGCGGCGGCCTCGGCTGAGCTCGACCTTCCCATTGCCAGGTCGACACTCGACCGCCTCGGCACGGAAGCTTTGGTGCCGTCAGGCGTGTGGCCGCCCGAGGTTCTGCACTCCTTACTGAGGCTGCTAGGCGCGGGGCTTACTGCGGTTGCCGCGATCGAGGCTCTAGACCAGAAGGGCTTGTGGGTCCGGTACCTGCCCGAGTGGGAGCCGGTGCGCAACCGTCCTCAGCGCAACGCATACCACCGTTTTACGGTCGACCGGCATCTCGTCGAGACTGCTGCCGGTGCGGCCGCGCTGCAGAGCCGCGTCTCGCGCCCGGACCTCCTTCTGCTCGGGGCGTTGCTGCACGACATCGGCAAGGGGCGCGGGGTCGATCACACCGAGGCCGGTATCGAAGTGGTTCGCGGTATGGCGCCGCGGCTGGGCTTGCCGCCGGCGGACGTGATGATGCTCGAGTCGATGGTGAGGCATCACTTGCTCCTGCCAGACGTGGCGACCAGACGCGACATCGAGGACCCCGCCACAGCCGCGGCGGTGGCTGCCGCAGTCGGGGACAGGTTGACCCTCCAGCTTCTGGCTGCGTTGACCGAGGCCGACAGCATCGCGACCGGCCCTTCGGCTTGGGGGGTCTGGAAGGCGGGGCTGGTAGCGAAGCTGGTCGAGCGGACTTCGGCCGTGCTGGAGGGCCACCCTCCACCGGACCGCCGGGATCTCGAGCTCGGCCCGGAGCAGCGAGAACTTCTGGCTGGAGGACGCCTGGAAGTGCTGGTCGACGGTGGCCGGGTGACGGTCGCCGCGCCGGACCGGGCGGGGCTTCTCTCGACCGTCTCCGGTGTCTTAACACTGTCGGGGCTGACGGTGCGAAGCGCGAGCACCGTGTCGGACGAGCCTTCGCGCATGGCGCTGCTCAGCTTCGACGTGGCGCCGACCTTCGACCGTCTCCCGAACTGGACCAAGGTTCGCAACGACCTCGAAGCCGCCATCGATGGGCGTCTCCCCCTCGGCGAGCTTCTGGACGAGCGTGAATCCCACTACGACCGGCTTAGGCGGAGGTCGTCGGCGCACCAGCCGGCGGTGGGTGTTTTCATCGACAACGACGCCTCGGTCGACTGCACGGTCGTCGAGGTGAGAGCGCCCGACCGGGGGCCGGTCCTTTACCGGCTGACCAGAGCGCTCACTGCGTGCGAGCTGATCATCCAGCGGGCGCTGGTGAACACTCTAGGGGCGGAGGCGGTCGACGTCTTCTACGTTCAGGACGGGTCGGGCGAGAAGGTCACCGACGGTACGTCGAAGGACCGGATAGCGAGAGCCCTCACCGACGCAGCCAAACAACAAGCGGGATCAGAGACGCTGATGAACTGA
- a CDS encoding P-II family nitrogen regulator has product MMLVTAVVKPFKLDEVKEALEAAGVTGMTITEVQGFGRQKGHTEVYRGAEYQVAFTPKIKVEVIVNDGLVTEVVESITKAAKTEKIGDGKIWVTPIDGVVRIRTGETGADAI; this is encoded by the coding sequence ATGATGCTCGTTACCGCAGTCGTCAAACCGTTCAAGCTGGACGAGGTCAAAGAAGCTCTCGAAGCCGCCGGTGTGACCGGCATGACGATCACCGAGGTCCAGGGCTTCGGTCGCCAAAAAGGGCACACCGAGGTGTACCGCGGAGCCGAGTACCAGGTCGCCTTCACGCCGAAGATCAAGGTCGAGGTGATCGTCAACGACGGCCTGGTCACCGAGGTCGTCGAATCGATCACGAAGGCCGCCAAGACCGAGAAGATCGGCGACGGCAAGATCTGGGTCACCCCGATCGACGGCGTCGTCCGGATCAGGACAGGAGAAACCGGTGCCGACGCGATCTAG
- a CDS encoding ammonium transporter: protein MSLIATQLIHAASCGQNAVVGNANACSDIAQIDSGDTAWQLTAATFVGLMSIPALAVLYAGLVPKKWVVNTLLMAFAGFSGVLVVWALWGYKMGFGVPVGSGTANTWPAPGWKYDGNFFHNFFGNLVGHPQTAIRGSSQIAPAQLFANGGATVPLKFSTTALFYFQFVFAAITPLLFLGSVLGRIKFKVWVLFVPLWSTFVYSVNAMLIWGGGYWGHEGALDFSGGYVIHLAAGTSGFVAAWMLGPRLARDKARFVPHNLPLVSIGAGILWLGWNGFNGGDPYFASANAATAVVNTNLATAAALLTWMLWDMFVKPGKPTFLGAVNGMIVGLVAITPAAGYVNGSGALLIGAIASSIVWFAWTYIQPLTLKRVDDAMGVVFTHGLAGLCGGLLVGILADPAVVLYASSGTSKTGLTPVSFSGWYYGNRHQFFIQFFAALTIIVWDAVVTFIILTVLKFLFKGLRMPDEELEIGDLAVHDEEAYPADEGYTRVGELVGASAGGGSASPPARAPEPASAPHFGGDA, encoded by the coding sequence TTGTCCCTAATAGCAACACAACTTATTCACGCTGCGAGCTGCGGGCAGAACGCAGTGGTCGGGAACGCCAACGCCTGCTCGGACATAGCGCAGATCGACTCCGGCGACACGGCGTGGCAGCTGACCGCGGCCACGTTCGTCGGCCTCATGAGCATCCCGGCGCTGGCGGTTCTCTACGCCGGCCTGGTGCCCAAGAAATGGGTCGTCAACACACTTCTGATGGCCTTCGCCGGCTTCTCCGGAGTGCTCGTCGTCTGGGCGCTCTGGGGCTACAAGATGGGCTTCGGGGTTCCAGTTGGAAGCGGCACGGCGAACACCTGGCCCGCTCCCGGATGGAAGTACGACGGCAACTTCTTCCACAACTTCTTCGGGAACCTGGTCGGCCATCCACAAACCGCAATTCGGGGTAGTTCCCAGATAGCGCCGGCGCAGCTGTTCGCCAACGGCGGAGCGACCGTTCCGCTGAAGTTCTCGACGACCGCGCTGTTCTACTTCCAGTTCGTGTTCGCCGCGATCACCCCCCTTCTCTTCCTGGGAAGCGTGCTGGGACGGATCAAATTCAAGGTCTGGGTGCTCTTCGTCCCGCTGTGGTCGACCTTCGTCTACAGCGTCAACGCCATGCTCATCTGGGGCGGCGGCTACTGGGGCCACGAGGGCGCTCTCGACTTCTCCGGTGGGTATGTCATCCACCTGGCGGCCGGCACCAGCGGCTTCGTTGCGGCCTGGATGCTCGGACCGAGGCTGGCCCGTGATAAGGCGCGATTCGTCCCGCACAACCTGCCGCTCGTGTCGATAGGTGCGGGCATCCTGTGGTTGGGCTGGAACGGCTTCAACGGCGGCGACCCGTACTTCGCGAGCGCGAACGCCGCTACCGCGGTCGTCAACACCAACCTGGCCACTGCAGCAGCCCTGCTCACCTGGATGCTGTGGGACATGTTCGTGAAGCCCGGCAAGCCGACTTTCCTCGGAGCGGTGAACGGCATGATCGTCGGTCTCGTTGCGATCACCCCGGCCGCCGGTTACGTCAACGGCTCCGGCGCCCTGCTGATCGGTGCCATCGCTTCCAGCATCGTTTGGTTCGCCTGGACCTACATCCAGCCGCTCACCCTCAAGAGGGTTGACGACGCGATGGGGGTGGTGTTCACCCACGGCCTGGCCGGACTGTGCGGGGGATTACTGGTGGGGATCCTGGCCGACCCCGCCGTCGTCCTGTACGCGAGCAGCGGGACGTCGAAGACCGGGCTGACCCCGGTGTCGTTCAGCGGGTGGTACTACGGCAACCGGCACCAGTTCTTCATCCAGTTCTTCGCCGCTCTGACGATCATCGTCTGGGACGCCGTGGTCACGTTCATAATCCTCACCGTGCTCAAGTTCCTCTTCAAGGGACTGAGGATGCCCGACGAGGAGCTCGAGATCGGCGACCTCGCCGTACACGACGAGGAGGCTTATCCCGCAGACGAGGGCTACACGCGAGTCGGAGAACTGGTCGGTGCCTCGGCCGGCGGCGGAAGCGCAAGCCCACCGGCACGAGCTCCTGAACCTGCGTCAGCTCCTCACTTCGGAGGTGATGCGTGA